The Pusillibacter faecalis genome has a window encoding:
- a CDS encoding HsdM family class I SAM-dependent methyltransferase produces MPEQASTIISKVWGMCNPLRDDGVSYGDYLEQLTYLIFLKMSDEYSKPPYKKETGIPVGYTWQDMNSLKGAELEEQYKKTLEKLGEQSGLLGMIFKGAINKISNAAILYRIVQMIDKEKWVSMSSDVKGEIYEGLLQKNAEDVKSGAGQYFTPRPLIKTMVKCMRLEPGKTIADPCCGSGGFFLAAQNFITDPVNYTLDRPQKEFLKNETFYGNELVGTTFKMALMNLYLHNIGDIYGKVPITRGDALLTDPGYRVDYVLTNPPFGKKSSITMTNEEGEEEEEDLVYNRQDFWTTSSNKQLNFIQHINTILAATGRAAVVVPDNVLFEGGPGEIIREKLLKTTDLHTILRLPTGIFYKPGVKANVIFFDKKPASPETQTKDIWIYDFRTNVHFTLKQHPMTEADLEDFVTCYHPENRHERKETWSEDNPDGRWRKFSAEDILKREKKSLDIFWVKDKSLADLDSLPDPDVLAEDIIENLQNALGSFEELMQQLKN; encoded by the coding sequence ATGCCTGAACAAGCATCAACCATAATCTCCAAGGTCTGGGGTATGTGCAATCCTCTCAGAGATGACGGCGTTTCTTACGGAGATTATTTGGAACAGCTTACATACCTCATCTTTCTGAAAATGTCAGATGAGTATTCCAAGCCGCCTTACAAGAAAGAAACCGGCATTCCGGTCGGTTACACATGGCAGGACATGAACAGCCTGAAAGGGGCTGAACTGGAAGAGCAATATAAGAAGACCCTTGAAAAGCTGGGTGAACAGAGCGGTCTGCTGGGCATGATTTTCAAGGGAGCTATTAACAAGATCAGCAATGCTGCTATTCTGTATCGCATTGTTCAGATGATCGACAAAGAGAAATGGGTCTCCATGTCCTCTGACGTCAAAGGCGAGATTTACGAAGGCCTGCTGCAGAAAAACGCAGAAGACGTAAAAAGCGGCGCCGGTCAATATTTTACGCCGCGTCCGCTCATCAAAACCATGGTCAAGTGTATGCGACTTGAGCCTGGAAAGACTATCGCTGACCCCTGCTGTGGTTCCGGTGGTTTCTTCCTTGCAGCACAGAATTTCATCACTGACCCGGTTAACTATACACTGGACAGACCGCAAAAGGAGTTTCTGAAAAACGAGACTTTCTACGGCAACGAACTGGTAGGTACTACATTCAAAATGGCGCTGATGAATCTGTATCTCCATAACATTGGCGATATTTATGGTAAAGTCCCCATTACGAGGGGTGATGCGCTGTTGACCGATCCTGGCTATCGTGTGGACTATGTCCTGACCAATCCTCCCTTCGGTAAGAAATCTTCTATCACCATGACCAACGAAGAGGGCGAAGAAGAGGAAGAGGATCTGGTCTATAATCGTCAGGATTTCTGGACAACCAGTTCCAACAAACAGCTTAACTTCATTCAGCATATTAACACCATTCTGGCCGCGACCGGAAGAGCTGCCGTTGTGGTTCCGGACAACGTACTGTTTGAAGGCGGCCCTGGCGAAATCATCCGTGAGAAGCTGTTGAAGACTACCGATTTGCACACCATTCTCCGTCTACCTACCGGTATCTTCTATAAACCGGGCGTCAAGGCAAATGTAATCTTCTTTGATAAAAAGCCTGCCAGTCCGGAAACACAAACGAAAGACATTTGGATTTATGACTTCAGAACGAATGTCCATTTCACTCTGAAGCAGCACCCCATGACCGAAGCCGACCTCGAGGATTTTGTTACGTGCTATCATCCAGAAAACAGACACGAGCGCAAGGAAACGTGGTCGGAGGATAATCCGGATGGCCGTTGGAGAAAGTTTAGCGCCGAAGATATCTTGAAGCGTGAGAAAAAGAGCCTGGATATCTTTTGGGTTAAGGACAAGTCCTTGGCTGATCTTGACAGTCTGCCCGATCCTGATGTATTGGCGGAGGATATCATCGAAAATCTGCAGAATGCTTTAGGAAGTTTCGAGGAACTAATGCAGCAATTGAAGAATTAA
- a CDS encoding restriction endonuclease subunit S, whose protein sequence is MEQQWKEYELGELLSYVQPTPYIVESTDYNDKYTTPVLTAGKTFILGYTNERQGIYTALPVIIFDDFTTASRYVNFEFKVKSSAMKILTPNTELVLPKFIYYRMQVIQFDHSTHKRYWIQQYSKIKVAIPPIPVQEQIVSRIEELFSELDNGVKTLQKTKQQLAVYRQAVLKEAFSQISQYVSLGKITDSRLGKMLDKEKNIGIPRKYLRNINVRWFSFDLSDLLEMRIEDTEVDKYSVIKGDLVICEGGEPGRCAVWTAEEPMFYQKALHRVRFTDGSNPMFYMYYLWFASQTGKLNEYFTGMGIKHLTGQSLVKVPVPTVNRINQDKIVLDIESRLSMCDSIEKTVDTALQQAEAMRQSILKQPFEGRL, encoded by the coding sequence ATGGAACAGCAATGGAAAGAGTATGAGCTCGGCGAGCTCCTTTCATATGTGCAGCCGACACCATACATTGTAGAATCCACTGATTACAACGATAAATATACAACCCCGGTACTAACTGCGGGCAAGACCTTCATTCTGGGGTACACCAACGAAAGGCAGGGTATCTATACTGCACTACCTGTAATTATCTTCGATGATTTCACAACGGCCAGCCGCTATGTAAACTTTGAGTTCAAGGTGAAATCTTCTGCTATGAAGATTTTGACACCTAATACCGAATTGGTGTTGCCGAAATTTATCTATTACAGAATGCAGGTCATCCAGTTTGACCATAGCACACACAAGCGTTACTGGATTCAGCAGTATTCCAAAATCAAGGTTGCAATTCCCCCGATTCCGGTTCAAGAACAGATCGTTTCCCGCATTGAAGAACTGTTCTCTGAACTGGACAACGGCGTGAAAACCCTGCAGAAAACAAAACAGCAGTTGGCCGTGTACCGACAGGCAGTGCTAAAAGAGGCTTTTTCGCAGATAAGCCAATATGTTTCCCTCGGAAAAATAACAGATTCCCGCCTCGGTAAGATGTTAGATAAAGAAAAGAACATTGGTATACCTCGAAAGTATTTGCGGAATATAAATGTTCGTTGGTTTTCATTTGATTTATCCGACCTACTTGAAATGCGAATCGAAGATACAGAAGTGGATAAGTATTCTGTAATCAAAGGAGACTTAGTGATTTGCGAAGGTGGTGAACCTGGGCGCTGTGCCGTTTGGACCGCTGAAGAGCCAATGTTTTATCAGAAAGCTTTACATCGTGTGCGCTTTACAGATGGGTCTAATCCCATGTTTTATATGTATTACCTATGGTTTGCTTCACAAACCGGAAAATTGAACGAGTACTTTACGGGGATGGGAATTAAGCACTTGACCGGACAATCGCTCGTTAAAGTACCGGTGCCTACTGTAAATCGTATCAATCAAGATAAAATTGTCTTGGATATAGAGTCTCGACTTTCAATGTGCGATTCTATCGAAAAAACCGTCGATACCGCATTACAGCAGGCAGAAGCCATGCGGCAAAGCATCCTAAAACAGCCCTTTGAGGGGAGATTATAA
- a CDS encoding DEAD/DEAH box helicase family protein, which produces MTPEQKAREIIDKKLGQAGWVLQDTKKLNLSAGLGVAVREFPTSTGPVDYTLFVDGTPVGVVEAKKDDAGENITVVEGQSSRYADSTFKWIKNDYRIRFAYEATSKLTRFTDYDDIKYRSRTVFSFHQPVELQRLLKQSDTVRNRMKRFPDFDTTGFRKCQITAIDNLEQSFAANKPKALIQMATGAGKTFTAITAVYRLLKHANVNRVLFLVDTRGLGEQAEREFLAYRPNDDNRSFSEIYGVRRLKSSFIPDSAHVCISTIQRMYSILSGEEIEESAEQESVYENPSVDKQAPKEVVYNEKYPLEFFDVIIIDECHRSIYNVWKQVLEYFDAFLIGLTATPDKRTFAFFDQNIVSEYPREQAIIDGVNVGEDIFLIETEVGKQGGTILKQMVEYRNRLSREKRWAQLDEDVNYRPSQLDKDIVNPSQIRTVIRSFKDNLYTSLFPRRKEVPKTLIFAKTDSHADDIIQIVREEFGEGNEFCKKVTYSAENPESVLSSFRNDYYPRIAVTVDMIATGTDVKPIECLIFMRDVRSKNYFEQMKGRGTRTLGKDDLQKVTPSATENKDHFVIVDAVGVTKSKKSDTRTLERKPTVSLKELMMNVALGAKDEDTLTSLASRIIRLNSQMTTSERKAFNEKVGIPAGMLAENLLNAFDEDIIIAKAQAKFACDEPAPEQYAEVQKEVIKAAAKPFHDPEVRDFIENIRRSHEQIIDNTNPDTVTFARFDNQREANADRVIQTFRKFIEANKDEIIALRIIYSQTYKDRPMVIEGLKTLYEKLKAQGVTIDRLWDCYAIKKPDKVRGKSTMHQLADLISIIRFEMGYGDNLQPFAETVNYNFMRWTLKRNAGAVHFTDEQMEWLRLIKDHIAVSLSIEPDDLDLNPFDRRGGLGRFYEVFGDSYEVILTEMNIELVA; this is translated from the coding sequence ATGACACCTGAACAGAAAGCTCGTGAAATCATCGATAAAAAACTCGGTCAGGCCGGCTGGGTCTTACAAGATACGAAGAAACTCAATCTGTCTGCCGGATTGGGTGTTGCAGTGCGAGAATTTCCGACCAGCACCGGCCCTGTTGACTACACCCTATTTGTGGATGGCACCCCTGTTGGCGTTGTTGAAGCCAAGAAAGACGATGCGGGTGAAAACATTACGGTCGTAGAGGGCCAATCCAGCCGTTATGCCGACAGCACCTTCAAATGGATCAAAAATGACTATCGCATTCGTTTTGCTTACGAGGCAACCAGTAAACTGACTCGTTTCACCGACTACGATGACATCAAATATCGTTCCCGTACAGTATTCAGTTTTCATCAGCCGGTGGAATTGCAGCGTTTACTGAAACAATCTGATACTGTTCGCAACCGCATGAAGCGGTTTCCGGATTTTGATACAACTGGATTTCGCAAATGCCAGATCACAGCCATCGACAATCTGGAGCAGTCTTTTGCCGCCAACAAACCCAAGGCTCTGATTCAAATGGCTACGGGTGCCGGTAAAACCTTTACCGCAATTACCGCCGTCTACCGCCTGCTGAAACATGCCAATGTCAATCGTGTTCTTTTCTTGGTTGATACGAGAGGACTGGGTGAGCAGGCGGAGCGTGAGTTCTTGGCCTATCGCCCCAACGATGATAATCGTTCTTTCTCTGAGATTTATGGTGTTCGTCGTTTGAAGTCCTCGTTCATTCCGGATTCTGCGCATGTCTGCATCAGCACGATCCAGCGTATGTATTCCATTCTCAGCGGAGAAGAGATTGAGGAGTCTGCCGAGCAGGAATCCGTCTATGAGAATCCCTCCGTGGACAAGCAGGCCCCCAAAGAGGTGGTTTACAACGAAAAGTACCCGCTGGAGTTCTTCGATGTCATCATTATCGATGAATGCCACCGTTCCATCTATAATGTTTGGAAGCAGGTCTTGGAGTATTTCGATGCGTTCCTGATCGGTTTAACCGCCACACCGGACAAGCGCACCTTCGCTTTCTTTGACCAAAACATCGTCAGCGAATACCCCAGAGAACAGGCCATCATTGATGGCGTCAATGTTGGCGAGGATATTTTCCTGATCGAAACGGAGGTTGGCAAGCAGGGCGGTACTATCCTCAAACAGATGGTAGAGTACCGCAATCGTTTGTCCCGTGAGAAGCGATGGGCGCAGTTGGACGAGGATGTAAACTACCGGCCTTCTCAGCTTGATAAAGACATTGTCAACCCAAGCCAGATCCGCACAGTCATTCGCTCCTTCAAGGATAATCTGTATACTTCCCTGTTCCCGCGGCGCAAAGAGGTTCCCAAAACATTGATCTTTGCCAAGACGGACAGTCATGCGGATGATATCATTCAAATCGTCCGCGAGGAGTTTGGCGAGGGAAACGAGTTCTGCAAAAAGGTCACTTATTCTGCAGAAAATCCGGAGTCTGTCCTCAGTTCCTTCCGCAACGACTACTATCCCAGAATCGCGGTTACCGTTGATATGATCGCCACTGGCACTGATGTGAAACCCATCGAGTGTTTGATTTTCATGCGCGATGTCCGCAGCAAGAATTACTTCGAGCAGATGAAGGGGCGCGGGACCCGGACTTTGGGCAAAGATGACCTGCAAAAAGTCACGCCCTCTGCCACTGAAAACAAGGATCATTTTGTTATTGTGGATGCTGTCGGCGTTACAAAATCCAAGAAATCCGACACCCGTACTCTGGAGCGCAAGCCCACCGTCAGCCTGAAGGAACTGATGATGAATGTGGCGCTCGGGGCAAAGGACGAGGACACGCTGACTTCTCTGGCCAGTCGCATCATCCGTTTAAATAGCCAGATGACCACATCCGAACGGAAAGCTTTTAACGAAAAAGTCGGTATTCCCGCAGGTATGCTTGCGGAAAATCTGCTGAACGCTTTTGATGAAGATATCATCATCGCAAAAGCGCAGGCGAAGTTCGCTTGTGATGAACCTGCTCCCGAGCAGTACGCAGAGGTACAAAAAGAGGTTATCAAAGCGGCGGCCAAACCGTTCCATGATCCGGAAGTTCGTGATTTCATCGAAAATATTCGCCGCAGTCATGAGCAAATTATTGACAACACCAATCCGGACACGGTGACCTTTGCCAGGTTTGATAACCAGCGCGAGGCCAACGCCGACCGGGTCATCCAAACTTTCCGGAAGTTTATCGAAGCCAACAAGGACGAGATCATTGCCCTGCGTATTATCTACAGCCAAACCTATAAAGACCGGCCTATGGTGATCGAAGGCCTGAAGACCCTCTATGAAAAGCTGAAAGCGCAGGGTGTCACTATCGACCGGCTGTGGGATTGCTATGCCATCAAGAAGCCGGACAAGGTTCGCGGCAAGTCTACCATGCACCAGCTGGCGGATCTAATTTCCATTATCCGCTTTGAGATGGGCTATGGTGATAATCTGCAGCCCTTTGCGGAAACGGTGAACTACAATTTCATGCGCTGGACGCTAAAGCGGAACGCTGGTGCCGTTCATTTCACTGACGAACAGATGGAATGGCTGCGCCTAATTAAAGACCATATTGCAGTATCTCTGAGCATTGAACCCGATGACCTGGATCTGAATCCCTTCGACCGCCGCGGCGGTCTGGGGCGGTTCTATGAGGTGTTTGGGGATAGCTATGAGGTGATTTTGACCGAGATGAATATTGAATTGGTGGCGTAA
- a CDS encoding DNA-binding protein, translating to MEYMSISQAAEKWGISPRRIQVLCNQARIPGASRMGYVWAIPADAEKPKDARVKSGRYQKQT from the coding sequence ATGGAATATATGTCTATCTCACAGGCGGCAGAAAAGTGGGGAATCTCGCCCCGCCGTATCCAGGTACTCTGCAACCAAGCGCGCATCCCCGGCGCGTCCCGGATGGGCTATGTCTGGGCCATCCCGGCAGATGCGGAGAAACCGAAGGATGCGAGAGTTAAAAGCGGACGATACCAGAAACAAACCTAA